The following are encoded in a window of Terriglobales bacterium genomic DNA:
- a CDS encoding protein kinase: RLERTVAIKVLPEQFSQNADLKQRFEREARAISSLNHPNICTLYDVGHHDGMDYLVLEYIEGESLAERLQKGPLPVEQTLKTGCEIAEALEKAHRQGIVHRDLKPGNVMLTKSGAKLLDFGLAKPQAPLGAASATAAAITQTSPASPITVQGTIVGTFQYMSPEQVEGKEADARSDIFALGAVLYEMATGKRAFEGKSAISVASAILEKEPEPVTTLAPLTPPALAHVMKVCLAKDPEERFQTAHDVKLQLKWIAEGGSSAVGMPAVKSARRRRREWLAWGLAAVLAAAGVTAGWRLHAPQPPEVMRSSLLLPPDFDTVGQDSSLAFSPDGRKLALELAGSDGKTKIWVRSLDSLTMQPLAGTEGGTNPTWSPDGRYLAYFAEHKLKRIDVSGGTVQTICDADDGRGIAWGPDGTIVFAPGPFSGLFQVPAAGGSPSELTHPAATGETHRLPQFLPDGEHVLFFVGALNGKDNAIRAISLKTRQAVNILKPAESGPRYVAPGYLVFLREQNLMAQPFDASRLQLSGEAVPIAEKVQFNTFRWTGSYALSETGLLAYRQQAGAGKYQITWLDLEGKELGKVGEPLSLTGLALAPDGKHAVLLLPESGQPGISKLWMYDLERGVLSRFTFGPGTEQGAQWSPDGTQVAYSADRGQGSAIYVKAASGSTPEQMLYRSDYFLNPSGWSPDGKLLAFDQLGGQNKNGALWILPMTGERKPYRLHPAATANENGAAFSPDGKWLSYQSDESGVNETYIVPFPGPGGKWQVTQGGGGGGWLGKDRFVWVTPELKLMALKISAKGADLQIGPPQPLFGGRTLPQVGPTDSTRDGKRLLASMPAGEHGANPSLVLVSHWMAELKK, from the coding sequence CGGCTGGAGCGCACCGTCGCCATCAAGGTCCTGCCCGAGCAGTTCTCGCAGAACGCGGACCTGAAGCAGCGCTTCGAGCGCGAAGCGCGGGCCATCTCCTCGCTCAACCACCCCAACATCTGCACCCTTTACGACGTCGGCCACCACGACGGCATGGACTACCTGGTGCTGGAGTACATCGAGGGTGAGTCGCTGGCCGAGCGGCTGCAGAAGGGGCCGCTGCCGGTCGAGCAGACGCTGAAGACGGGCTGCGAGATCGCGGAGGCACTGGAGAAGGCGCACCGCCAGGGCATCGTGCACCGCGACCTGAAGCCGGGGAACGTGATGCTCACGAAGTCCGGCGCCAAGCTGCTGGACTTCGGCTTGGCCAAGCCGCAGGCGCCGCTGGGCGCCGCCAGTGCAACCGCCGCCGCCATCACCCAGACCAGCCCCGCCAGTCCTATCACGGTGCAAGGGACCATCGTGGGCACCTTCCAGTACATGTCGCCGGAGCAGGTAGAGGGGAAGGAAGCGGACGCGCGCAGCGACATCTTCGCCCTGGGGGCGGTGCTCTACGAGATGGCGACGGGGAAGCGCGCCTTCGAGGGCAAGAGCGCCATCTCGGTGGCGAGCGCCATCCTGGAGAAGGAGCCGGAGCCGGTGACGACGCTGGCGCCGCTGACGCCGCCGGCGCTGGCCCACGTCATGAAGGTGTGCCTGGCCAAGGACCCGGAAGAGCGCTTCCAGACGGCGCACGACGTCAAACTGCAGTTGAAGTGGATCGCGGAGGGCGGGTCGTCGGCGGTGGGGATGCCGGCGGTGAAGTCGGCGCGGCGGCGGCGGCGGGAGTGGCTGGCGTGGGGACTGGCGGCGGTGCTGGCGGCGGCGGGGGTGACCGCGGGCTGGCGGCTGCACGCGCCCCAGCCGCCGGAGGTGATGCGCTCCAGCCTGTTGCTGCCTCCCGACTTCGACACCGTGGGGCAGGACAGCTCGCTGGCCTTCTCGCCGGACGGGCGCAAGCTGGCGCTGGAGTTGGCCGGGAGCGACGGCAAGACCAAGATCTGGGTGCGCTCGCTGGACAGCCTGACAATGCAGCCGCTGGCGGGAACGGAGGGCGGCACCAATCCCACCTGGTCTCCCGACGGGCGCTACCTGGCCTACTTCGCCGAGCACAAGCTGAAGAGAATCGATGTGTCGGGGGGAACGGTGCAGACCATCTGCGACGCCGACGATGGCCGCGGCATCGCCTGGGGGCCGGACGGGACCATCGTCTTCGCGCCCGGGCCCTTCAGCGGGCTGTTCCAGGTGCCGGCGGCCGGCGGCAGCCCCAGTGAGTTGACCCATCCCGCGGCGACCGGGGAGACACACCGCTTGCCGCAGTTCCTGCCGGACGGCGAGCATGTGCTGTTTTTCGTGGGCGCGCTGAACGGCAAAGACAACGCCATCCGGGCGATCTCGCTGAAGACGCGGCAGGCGGTGAACATCCTGAAGCCGGCGGAGAGCGGGCCGCGCTACGTCGCGCCCGGGTACCTGGTCTTCCTGCGCGAGCAGAACCTGATGGCGCAGCCCTTCGACGCGAGCCGGCTGCAGCTGAGCGGCGAGGCGGTGCCTATCGCGGAGAAGGTGCAATTCAACACCTTTCGCTGGACGGGAAGCTATGCCCTGTCCGAGACCGGCCTGTTGGCCTACCGCCAGCAGGCGGGGGCTGGGAAATACCAGATCACCTGGCTGGACCTGGAGGGCAAAGAGTTGGGCAAGGTGGGCGAGCCCCTGAGCCTGACCGGGCTGGCCCTGGCGCCCGACGGCAAGCATGCGGTGCTGCTGCTGCCGGAGAGCGGCCAGCCGGGAATCTCCAAGCTGTGGATGTATGACCTGGAGCGGGGAGTGTTGAGCCGCTTCACCTTCGGCCCGGGGACGGAGCAGGGCGCGCAATGGTCGCCGGACGGCACCCAGGTGGCGTACTCCGCGGACCGCGGGCAGGGATCCGCCATCTACGTCAAGGCGGCCAGCGGCAGCACGCCCGAGCAGATGCTCTACCGCAGCGACTACTTCCTGAATCCCAGCGGCTGGTCCCCGGACGGCAAGCTCCTGGCCTTCGACCAACTGGGCGGGCAGAACAAGAATGGCGCGCTGTGGATCCTGCCCATGACGGGGGAGCGCAAACCCTACCGCCTGCATCCAGCCGCTACCGCCAACGAGAATGGGGCGGCGTTCTCTCCGGACGGGAAGTGGCTCAGCTACCAGTCCGACGAGTCGGGAGTGAACGAAACCTACATCGTGCCCTTCCCGGGGCCGGGGGGGAAGTGGCAGGTCACCCAGGGCGGGGGCGGTGGCGGCTGGCTGGGCAAGGACCGGTTCGTGTGGGTGACGCCGGAGTTGAAGCTGATGGCGTTGAAGATCAGCGCCAAGGGCGCGGACCTGCAGATCGGCCCGCCGCAGCCGCTGTTCG